From Melospiza georgiana isolate bMelGeo1 chromosome 33, bMelGeo1.pri, whole genome shotgun sequence, the proteins below share one genomic window:
- the USF1 gene encoding upstream stimulatory factor 1 isoform X2: MKGQQKAAETEEGTVQIQEGSVATGEDPTSVAIASIQSAATFPDPGVKYVFRTEGGGTQVMYRVIQVADGQLDAQTEGTSAISGYPATQSMTQAVIQGAFTSEEQVDSEAAPSETHYTYFPAAGVADGAAATAATAATAVVTTQSSEALLGQPTPTGQFFVMMSPQEVLPGGAQRSIAPRAHPYSPKSEAPRATRDEKRRAQHNEVERRRRDKINNWIVQLSKIIPDCSMENTKSGQSKGGILSKACDYIQELRQSNLRLSEELQGLDQLQMDNEVLRQQVEELKNKNLLLRAQLRQHGLEIVIKNDTH; this comes from the exons ATGAAGGG GCAGCAAAAAGCAGCCGAGACCGAGGAGGGGACGGTGCAGATCCAGGAAG GCTCGGTGGCCACGGGCGAGGACCCCACGAGCGTGGCCATCGCCAGCATCCAATCGGCCGCCACCTTCCCCGACCCCGGCGTCAAGTATGTGTTCAGGACCGAGGGCGGCGGCACGCAG GTGATGTACCGGGTGATCCAGGTGGCTGACGGGCAGCTGGACGCGCAGACCGAGGGCACCAGCGCCATCAGCGGCTACCCGGCCACACAGTCCATGACACAG GCGGTGATCCAGGGCGCGTTCACGAGCGAGGAGCAGGTGGACTCGGAGGCGGCTCCCAGCGAGACGCACTACACCTACTTCCCCGCGGCAGGTGTGGCCGACggcgccgccgccaccgccgccaccgccgccacCGCCGTGGTGACCACGCAGAGCTCCGAggcgctgctggggcagcccacGCCCACAG GGCAGTTTTTCGTGATGATGTCACCACAGGAGGTGCTCCCGGGGGGGGCCCAGCGCTCCATCGCCCCCCGCGCACACCCCTACTCCCC GAAGTCGGAGGCTCCCCGAGCCACGCGGGACGAGAAGCGCCGGGCACAGCACAACGAAG TGGAGCGCCGGCGCCGGGACAAGATCAACAACTGGATCGTGCAGCTGTCCAAGATCATCCCCGACTGCTCCATGGAGAACACCAAATCCGGACAG AGCAAGGGCGGGATCCTGTCCAAGGCCTGCGACTACATCCAGGAGCTGCGGCAGAGCAACCTGCGGCTGAgcgaggagctgcagggcctggacCAGCTGCAGATGGACAACGAGGTGCTGCGCCAGCAG GTGGAGGAGCTGAAGAACAAGAACCTGCTGCTGAGGGCGCAGCTGCGCCAGCACGGGCTGGAGATCGTCATCAAAAACGACACCCACtga
- the USF1 gene encoding upstream stimulatory factor 1 isoform X1: MKGQQKAAETEEGTVQIQEGSVATGEDPTSVAIASIQSAATFPDPGVKYVFRTEGGGTQVMYRVIQVADGQLDAQTEGTSAISGYPATQSMTQAVIQGAFTSEEQVDSEAAPSETHYTYFPAAGVADGAAATAATAATAVVTTQSSEALLGQPTPTGQFFVMMSPQEVLPGGAQRSIAPRAHPYSPKSEAPRATRDEKRRAQHNEVERRRRDKINNWIVQLSKIIPDCSMENTKSGQSKGGILSKACDYIQELRQSNLRLSEELQGLDQLQMDNEVLRQQVEELKNKNLLLWVTGSTGSYWEHWECAGGYFRVQGDILGFMVIFWGTGRYFGVTGRCFGVPKRRWRS, translated from the exons ATGAAGGG GCAGCAAAAAGCAGCCGAGACCGAGGAGGGGACGGTGCAGATCCAGGAAG GCTCGGTGGCCACGGGCGAGGACCCCACGAGCGTGGCCATCGCCAGCATCCAATCGGCCGCCACCTTCCCCGACCCCGGCGTCAAGTATGTGTTCAGGACCGAGGGCGGCGGCACGCAG GTGATGTACCGGGTGATCCAGGTGGCTGACGGGCAGCTGGACGCGCAGACCGAGGGCACCAGCGCCATCAGCGGCTACCCGGCCACACAGTCCATGACACAG GCGGTGATCCAGGGCGCGTTCACGAGCGAGGAGCAGGTGGACTCGGAGGCGGCTCCCAGCGAGACGCACTACACCTACTTCCCCGCGGCAGGTGTGGCCGACggcgccgccgccaccgccgccaccgccgccacCGCCGTGGTGACCACGCAGAGCTCCGAggcgctgctggggcagcccacGCCCACAG GGCAGTTTTTCGTGATGATGTCACCACAGGAGGTGCTCCCGGGGGGGGCCCAGCGCTCCATCGCCCCCCGCGCACACCCCTACTCCCC GAAGTCGGAGGCTCCCCGAGCCACGCGGGACGAGAAGCGCCGGGCACAGCACAACGAAG TGGAGCGCCGGCGCCGGGACAAGATCAACAACTGGATCGTGCAGCTGTCCAAGATCATCCCCGACTGCTCCATGGAGAACACCAAATCCGGACAG AGCAAGGGCGGGATCCTGTCCAAGGCCTGCGACTACATCCAGGAGCTGCGGCAGAGCAACCTGCGGCTGAgcgaggagctgcagggcctggacCAGCTGCAGATGGACAACGAGGTGCTGCGCCAGCAG GTGGAGGAGCTGAAGAACAAGAACCTGCTGCTTTgggttactgggagcactgggagttactgggagcactgggagtgcGCTGGGGGATATTTTAGGGTTCAGGGTGATATTTTGGGGTTCATGGTGATATTTTGGGGTACAGGGCGATattttggggtcactgggagaTGTTTTGGGGTCCCCAAACGCAGGTGGAGGAGCTGA